Part of the Acropora palmata chromosome 10, jaAcrPala1.3, whole genome shotgun sequence genome, taatttgagTTACTGATCGACCTTGTTGGTGCTTGATATAAATCTCTATGATACGATGGCATATTGAATGTACTGATCTGTTTTACTTTAACAGAGTCGATCACAGGTCCCCCACCTTCAACGACAGTCGCTCCAACGACTTCTACTAGTGCACCGAGTACATCAGCAAACAGTTCATCCACAGCCCAACCAAGCATTCCAACAAATAACACAACAGCGAAGCCGAACTCAACAGCCATCCCAGCAACTACAGGCCAACCCACCAGGACATCCAAGCCTTTGACTACAGGTAATCCAAGCACGACATCCAACCCTTTGACCGCAGAGAAGCCAAATACGACATCCAACTCTTCGACCATAGGAAAACCTAGCACATCGTCCGGCCCTTCGACCACAGGCGAACCAAGCACAACATCAAGCTCTCCAACCACAGTAGCACCCGTAACTACATCCAACCCTGTTACTACGGGTGGTTTAACAACGACAATgcctccccctcccccaacCTCTGCTGGTAGgctattatttttaattattactgCGTATCGTTGATATGCGAAAAATTACTCATTCTTTCTCCTCGGATTGTAGAAAATGGTTGCCTGAAGGCACATAACGACAAACGTGCCATCCACAATGCAAATCCTTTGATCTGGAATGGCACCTTGACTGCGCATGCTCAGGTGTGGGCCAACCAAATAGCAGCCACCGGCGTTGTTGAACATGATACAACAATCCAAGGTATAGAAGGCGAAAATATAGCGTGGTTCAAGGGACAGGATGATTCCGATTGTATAGATTCAGTGACTCTGTGGTAGGTTGGTCgtacaaaacagaaacaatgtATTTCACTTGTATGTTCAACGCCGGCAAGACAAACCATTTTTACACGCCCGAACAAAACGTTTAGTCACGTAGGATTTCTCTCGTAGCTCCTAATGGACCAGGATAAGCTTCAGTACTTCTATCAAGCAGCTATATTCAGATGATGCATATTATAAAGGAGCTTACAGTCATCCTATCATGTTTTATAGCCTTTTTAGAAATATCAATCCACAGTCAACTTAAGACAACATCGATAAAGGTTTCAGTAAACGGACAATTAACTTATTTTCTGACGCTTGATTTTAAGGTATGATGACGAAGAGCCACTCTATGACTACAACAATCCTGGATTCTCACCTCAAACTGGCCACTTTACACAGGTTGTGCATAATACAcggttttagtaaaatccaactagtgatcaattatcaatgctgcgttctgattggttgagctactaggcTATATCTTATAGctcactagtagcgaaaagcgccttccatttttgtaatgttttgtgGGCAAAAAAGGTATTTTAGCTTTAACAGGCGcgagatgttttgtctcgatattttttggacCAACTAGATGGATTTTgcgaaaacaattattcctctcgccctcatggcctctgagtcaatagcccattcggccttcggtcTCATGGGCTGTTGACTCAGAGACCATTAGGGCTCGAGGAATGATTGTTAAATATACGCTCCTGGTTACTTTCATTTCACGAATTACTCATATACATGTATATAAGAGATTGTCACAGGGTTTTTACAGACAGAGCTAATGTTAGACCAGTTCTGGGGCCCCTGGTTCGCATGATTGGCTCTCATCGTTGAGTAAGGTGATCGAGGATAGCTCGATCGGTGAACAAATACGTAGCAGTTATACCGTTCCAGTTGATGGATCCCTGGTTGtgtaaataaaatgatttcctCAGCGAAAGCTCACAAATGAGAACAGGTTTGCATAACAAAGTTCTTTTATCGATTTGGCGGATTCTTTGCGGGCGTAGAAGGAGCTCGCTTCCTTATCCAGTCGATGGCACATACTACAATTAGAAATCGATACTGTGTTTTCTGTTCtatttgtttaatttcatCAGCCTTGACTCAATAAACTCATTAGTCTCACCACTTTAACTGTACCCGTTAGCATGATAGAGTGTGTGATCCGTGTTATCTACAATAGCTGCACaccaaagtttgttttttatttcgatTTTTATAGCTCGTTTGGAAATCTACTTCATCTGTGGGTGTAGCACTGGCGTCCACAGGCTCaggaaataacaagaaaacatACGTTGTGGCTCGCTATTATCCTCCTGGAAACGTTGTGGGATTCTTCCCTCAAAACGTAGAAGATAAACAAAACCGCTGAAGGTGCAATTACCTAGCAAATGTGCGTTTCATCTCGCCGTTTTAGCGTTTCAATTGAACGAAGTTGACTTCGGTATTATTTTGATAGATCACTATATTACCTGAGTGAATGAGTGTTACATTGATTGGAAGGCCAccaactaaagaaaaaaataaacagcaaATCAATATCACGATTAGATATGCTATCCTCCACTCACCTATCGGTTGCTTAAGTTGCTAATTCAGAGAATGTCTTGTTTTATTGACATTTCAATGAATTGTTTGGCATCTAAAAGTTAGAAAGTcatagtttttttaaattcttttcagATCTCAAGATTCACTATAAGCGACCGAAGAACACTTGGTTACACTTGCATAGAAGTAGATAAGGGCATACAGAGAGGAAAGAAGTTCACTTTACACTATTTTCTTGTTAGTCACCTCATCGTTTAGTTTGGTGCTGCAGTATCCAgctgaatgaaataaaaacactTATTGTTGGAATACATTCTCGAGCAGTCTCTTTAAACGGTCTcgttttacaataaaaatgaattcagACAAAAAGCTTCCCTCACCAAAGAGGAGTTCGGTGGTCTTACGATTGCCGGATTGACTTTGATGATTCGTCAAAAATGTATCCGCCAGTCAGGTACGTCGAGATCAAAACCTTTAGTAATGTGATGGCGCGAACCCTTGGTCTTAAAATTCAGGAGGATTACCAAAGTTCCATGATGTActcatgaattttatttttatcacccTTTTTCAGCTGGTCAATGAAACACATGggtaaatatagattattacatgttaagaacctgatatcgtttttattcacgggtttttaataccatatcgcgaacgaccGAGTcctcgagcgagtgagcggtatggtattaaaaacgagtgaataaaaaccatatcaggctcttaacatgtaataatttgtttaatacatattacatgcttcaaaaaaatcaagccaccaagttgaagcacaagaaagcgttgataaaactgcaaagcaattcttccggCCAAATtggacgccaggcgtcagctaaaatataaaatataacgtggaacccgattggtccagccaaattattacaatctatttgattggacaattcaaacccgtgaaatgatatcatatcac contains:
- the LOC141895133 gene encoding uncharacterized protein LOC141895133; protein product: MSFLLKLSLVCASFIICYSKPRGSADEPSQKISADSGYYGCETREHSSCSYWRSRGYCRYNSYYYQYMIVYCKKTCGFCGQCAFRKDMNVYSAYWASKGYCRVGYHHYAYMWWYCPVSCGFCPESITGPPPSTTVAPTTSTSAPSTSANSSSTAQPSIPTNNTTAKPNSTAIPATTGQPTRTSKPLTTGNPSTTSNPLTAEKPNTTSNSSTIGKPSTSSGPSTTGEPSTTSSSPTTVAPVTTSNPVTTGGLTTTMPPPPPTSAENGCLKAHNDKRAIHNANPLIWNGTLTAHAQVWANQIAATGVVEHDTTIQGIEGENIAWFKGQDDSDCIDSVTLWYDDEEPLYDYNNPGFSPQTGHFTQLVWKSTSSVGVALASTGSGNNKKTYVVARYYPPGNVVGFFPQNVEDKQNR